One Methanomicrobiales archaeon genomic window carries:
- the thsA gene encoding thermosome subunit alpha, translating to MLAGQPVIILKENVERTRGHEAQRSNIMAARAISAAVRSTLGPRGMDKMLVSSTGDVVVTNDGATILHELSVQHPGAKMVVEVAETQDDEVGDGTTTACILVGVLMEEAERMLYQGIHPTIIAQGYRMGMDRAMEVLQDLAIAVEPDDRETLLKLASTAMTGKAIEAVKEKLNSIVVDAVKTVAEDVDGKITVDEENVMIKKHTGETMDDAELVRGIIIDKTRMLDQMPQKVRDARVALISTPLEIVKGQVKAKIRIKSADQMAAFGAQERETLKKMADRIIGSGANVVLCQKGIDDAVAYYLGKSGVFAVQDIPEKDMKYAARALCANIVNKPEELRPEDLGTADLVEELEDAELVKISGCQNPKAVTIMLWGSTQVLIDELERAVYDGVRVVIDALEDGKFVVGGGAVESELFLKLRDYATTVGGRAQIAIEAFASAFESIPKQLAENSGYNPIDKVVELRTAHARGDKHAGLNVYTGKIENMRKSGVLEPLRVKTQAIQSATEASMMLIRVDDMMVSQKREKPATPSAPKG from the coding sequence ATGCTTGCTGGTCAACCCGTAATTATTTTGAAGGAGAACGTGGAGCGCACTCGCGGGCACGAGGCGCAGCGGTCCAATATCATGGCAGCGCGGGCCATCTCGGCTGCCGTCCGCTCGACGCTCGGTCCGCGGGGCATGGACAAGATGCTTGTCAGTTCCACCGGGGATGTCGTGGTCACGAACGACGGAGCGACCATCCTGCATGAGCTCTCTGTCCAGCACCCGGGGGCCAAGATGGTCGTCGAGGTCGCGGAGACCCAGGACGACGAGGTCGGTGACGGCACCACGACCGCGTGCATCCTGGTGGGTGTCCTGATGGAAGAGGCGGAGAGGATGCTCTACCAGGGAATTCACCCCACGATCATCGCCCAGGGATACCGCATGGGGATGGACAGGGCGATGGAGGTTCTCCAGGACCTGGCAATCGCCGTTGAGCCGGACGACCGGGAGACGCTCCTCAAGCTTGCCAGCACCGCCATGACCGGCAAGGCGATCGAGGCCGTAAAGGAGAAACTCAACAGCATCGTCGTGGATGCGGTCAAGACGGTCGCAGAGGATGTGGATGGGAAGATCACGGTCGACGAGGAGAACGTGATGATCAAGAAGCACACCGGGGAGACCATGGATGACGCCGAGCTGGTCCGCGGCATCATCATCGACAAGACCCGGATGCTGGACCAGATGCCGCAGAAGGTGAGAGACGCCCGCGTCGCCCTCATCTCGACGCCTCTCGAGATCGTGAAGGGCCAGGTGAAGGCGAAGATCCGGATCAAGTCCGCGGATCAGATGGCGGCGTTCGGGGCTCAGGAGCGGGAGACGCTCAAGAAGATGGCGGACCGCATCATCGGGAGCGGTGCGAACGTCGTCCTCTGCCAGAAGGGCATCGACGACGCGGTCGCCTACTACCTCGGAAAGAGCGGCGTCTTCGCCGTGCAGGACATCCCCGAGAAGGACATGAAGTACGCTGCACGGGCTCTCTGCGCCAACATCGTCAACAAACCCGAGGAACTCCGCCCGGAGGATCTGGGGACCGCGGATCTCGTCGAGGAGCTCGAGGATGCGGAGCTCGTGAAGATCTCGGGCTGCCAGAATCCGAAAGCAGTCACCATCATGCTCTGGGGCAGCACCCAGGTGCTGATCGACGAGCTGGAGCGGGCGGTATACGATGGCGTCCGGGTCGTCATCGACGCCCTGGAGGACGGCAAGTTCGTGGTCGGGGGCGGCGCCGTGGAGAGCGAGCTCTTCCTGAAACTCCGCGACTATGCCACGACCGTGGGCGGGCGGGCGCAGATCGCGATCGAGGCATTTGCCAGCGCGTTCGAGAGCATCCCCAAGCAGCTCGCGGAGAACTCGGGGTACAACCCCATCGACAAGGTGGTGGAGCTCCGCACCGCACATGCCCGGGGCGACAAGCATGCAGGCCTGAACGTGTACACGGGCAAGATCGAGAACATGCGGAAATCGGGAGTGCTGGAGCCGCTGCGGGTCAAGACGCAGGCGATCCAGAGCGCGACGGAGGCATCCATGATGCTGATCCGCGTGGACGACATGATGGTCTCCCAGAAGCGGGAGAAACCCGCTACCCCCTCTGCCCCGAAGGGATAA
- a CDS encoding nucleotide-binding protein, protein MTVVLDASAFFRDLPPSGEARVTAPSVVGEIRDIGSRLRLERMLAEGLQVRDPSPAALAAVADAAVRSGDAGVLSPPDRDILALALETGGVLCTDDFAVQNVARTLGVAVRPIQQRAARHLRWRFRCTGCGRYFREEGVCPICGSVLKRKVK, encoded by the coding sequence ATGACCGTGGTGCTGGACGCGTCGGCCTTCTTCCGGGATCTGCCCCCTTCCGGCGAGGCACGCGTCACCGCGCCCTCCGTTGTCGGGGAGATCCGGGATATCGGTTCGAGGCTTCGCCTCGAGCGGATGCTCGCCGAGGGGCTCCAGGTGCGGGATCCCTCCCCCGCTGCCCTGGCAGCCGTTGCGGATGCCGCCGTCCGCAGCGGGGATGCGGGAGTCCTCTCCCCGCCCGATCGCGATATCCTGGCCCTCGCCCTCGAGACCGGCGGCGTGCTCTGCACGGACGACTTCGCCGTGCAGAACGTCGCCCGCACCCTGGGTGTCGCCGTGCGCCCGATCCAGCAGCGGGCAGCCCGGCACCTGCGATGGAGGTTCCGCTGCACGGGGTGCGGGCGCTACTTCCGGGAAGAGGGAGTATGCCCGATATGCGGCTCGGTTCTGAAAAGAAAGGTTAAATAG
- a CDS encoding orotate phosphoribosyltransferase-like protein: protein MSTLDELIEKSRLLHLEGHSPSQIADELSLSMETVTWLLTQQKGGEVPKDVHIDWTAVASDASLLSMAACMLMERYANAATDAERRGAEGEGSEADVIVGIALSGVPLATVIALHADARLGVYYPAKHSASENPVGSISGNFASVTGERCIVVDDVITSGKTLAEVVGYLRRHGAIPVAIWVLFDKRGIREIEGVPVFTLFRISRLD, encoded by the coding sequence ATGTCAACGCTCGACGAGCTGATCGAGAAATCGCGGCTTCTCCATCTGGAAGGTCACAGCCCGAGCCAGATCGCCGATGAGCTCTCGCTCTCCATGGAGACGGTGACCTGGCTGCTCACGCAGCAGAAAGGGGGCGAGGTGCCCAAGGACGTCCACATCGACTGGACCGCCGTGGCGTCCGATGCCTCCCTGCTGAGCATGGCCGCCTGCATGCTGATGGAGCGGTACGCGAATGCCGCAACCGATGCGGAACGCCGCGGGGCAGAGGGGGAAGGGTCGGAGGCGGATGTGATCGTGGGGATCGCCCTGTCCGGCGTGCCGCTGGCGACGGTCATCGCGCTGCATGCGGATGCCCGTCTCGGCGTGTACTATCCTGCCAAACACAGCGCAAGCGAGAATCCAGTCGGCTCGATCAGCGGCAACTTCGCATCCGTCACCGGCGAGCGGTGCATCGTCGTCGATGACGTGATCACCTCGGGGAAGACCCTCGCAGAGGTCGTGGGGTATCTCCGCAGGCATGGCGCCATCCCCGTCGCCATCTGGGTGCTGTTCGACAAGCGCGGCATCCGCGAGATTGAAGGAGTGCCTGTCTTCACGCTGTTCAGGATATCCCGGTTGGACTAG
- a CDS encoding ATP-binding cassette domain-containing protein: MNGSIIEVRDLEHWFGEFKAVDGITFSVREGEIFSLLGPNGAGKSTTINVLTTLLPLQKGEVRVAGYDVAREAEAVRQSIGIVFQELTLDRDMTVREILEFHGRLYGMPREERRRRIGELLRLVELEGKRDTLTKHLSGGMKRRLEIARGLMTRPRILFLDEPTLGLDPQTRLRTWDYIEQVNREGTTIFLTTHYMDEADHLSDRISLIDRGRIVVTGSPLELKNALGEDMIYLETDSDRRAVELLRVVDGVRSAAVRRQGISVTLTADGTRILPRIMEILLENGIGVSVVNLKKPSMDDVFVHHTGKALREAEQAYPGS, encoded by the coding sequence ATGAACGGCAGCATCATCGAGGTCAGGGATCTGGAGCACTGGTTCGGGGAGTTCAAGGCGGTGGACGGCATCACCTTCAGCGTTCGGGAAGGGGAGATATTCTCTCTCCTGGGCCCCAACGGAGCGGGGAAGAGCACGACGATCAACGTGCTGACCACGCTCCTGCCGCTGCAGAAGGGGGAGGTCCGGGTCGCCGGCTACGATGTCGCCCGGGAGGCGGAGGCGGTGCGGCAGTCGATCGGCATCGTCTTCCAGGAGCTGACCCTGGACCGGGACATGACTGTGCGGGAGATCCTGGAGTTTCACGGGAGGCTGTACGGCATGCCGCGGGAGGAGCGGAGACGGCGCATCGGCGAGCTCCTCCGCCTGGTGGAACTCGAGGGGAAGCGGGACACCCTCACCAAGCACCTGAGCGGCGGGATGAAGCGGCGTCTCGAGATCGCCCGGGGTCTGATGACCCGCCCCCGCATCCTGTTCCTGGACGAACCGACGCTCGGGCTCGATCCGCAGACGCGCCTCAGGACCTGGGACTACATCGAGCAGGTGAACCGGGAGGGGACCACGATCTTCCTGACGACGCACTACATGGACGAAGCGGACCACCTGAGCGACCGCATCAGCCTCATCGACCGCGGGCGGATCGTCGTCACCGGCTCGCCCCTGGAGCTGAAGAACGCCCTCGGAGAGGACATGATCTACCTCGAGACGGACAGCGACCGCCGGGCCGTGGAACTTCTCCGTGTCGTCGACGGCGTGCGGAGCGCCGCCGTGAGACGCCAGGGCATCAGCGTCACGCTCACGGCGGATGGCACGCGGATACTCCCCCGCATCATGGAGATTCTCCTCGAGAACGGGATCGGCGTCTCCGTGGTCAACCTGAAAAAGCCGTCCATGGACGACGTCTTCGTTCACCATACCGGGAAAGCCCTGCGGGAGGCCGAACAGGCGTATCCTGGATCCTGA
- a CDS encoding TldD/PmbA family protein, with amino-acid sequence MQGFRYHDIRHVKGETTQIDVDNGVIESAGTSFFDRAVLRVLGPRGWGAVTIDNFSGLSASELDRILADAGDLAAITEEAVDLAEVSRTPIPVPAGGEDPADVDLAEKTALLLSIERAARLPGIVNTRGNYIERREEVAYRDSAGNEGSYTLTRNGFSILAVAGARGIVQMARDRRHTIGGFSLRHQEEIGRKTAEIAVALLDAKPARGGRMRAVLDPELAGVFAHEAVGHASEGDLVREGNSVLRGRIGERIGSAGLTIVDDPGLPEFGFEPFDAEGVSVRRTEMIRDGVLSSYLHSRETLAAVGNGIPGHARAEAGDIPLVRMSNTFIENGDLSLDELLERCGQGVLLKGSRGGQVDPGRGVFQFNAEYGYLIENGEISRMVRDVSLSGEILSTLHSIAGIGNDRAMHPGYCGKGGQTVPVSDGSPHILLADAVVGGSGLD; translated from the coding sequence ATGCAGGGCTTCCGCTACCACGACATCCGCCACGTGAAGGGGGAGACGACACAGATCGATGTCGACAACGGCGTGATCGAGTCCGCCGGCACCTCCTTTTTCGATAGGGCCGTTCTCCGCGTCCTGGGGCCCCGGGGCTGGGGCGCGGTGACGATCGACAACTTCTCCGGGCTCTCGGCGTCCGAACTCGACCGGATCCTCGCGGATGCCGGCGACCTGGCTGCAATCACAGAAGAGGCAGTCGATCTCGCCGAGGTTTCACGGACACCCATTCCGGTCCCTGCCGGCGGAGAGGACCCGGCGGACGTGGATCTCGCGGAGAAGACCGCACTCCTCCTCTCCATCGAGCGGGCGGCGCGGCTTCCGGGCATCGTGAACACACGCGGCAACTACATCGAGCGGAGGGAGGAGGTCGCCTACCGCGACAGCGCCGGCAACGAGGGGTCCTACACGCTGACGCGGAACGGCTTCTCCATCCTTGCCGTGGCCGGGGCGCGCGGGATCGTCCAGATGGCCCGCGATCGGCGGCACACGATCGGCGGGTTCAGCCTGCGGCACCAGGAGGAGATCGGGCGGAAGACCGCGGAGATCGCCGTCGCGCTCCTGGACGCGAAGCCCGCCCGCGGGGGGCGCATGCGGGCCGTCCTGGATCCGGAGCTGGCCGGCGTATTCGCCCACGAGGCGGTCGGGCATGCCAGCGAGGGCGATCTCGTGCGGGAGGGCAACTCCGTCCTCCGGGGGCGGATCGGCGAACGGATCGGGAGTGCCGGCCTGACCATCGTGGACGATCCCGGCCTCCCCGAGTTCGGGTTCGAGCCGTTCGATGCGGAGGGCGTCTCGGTGCGGCGGACAGAGATGATCCGGGACGGCGTGCTCTCCTCCTACCTCCACAGCCGCGAGACGCTCGCGGCGGTGGGGAACGGGATCCCCGGCCACGCCCGGGCGGAGGCGGGGGACATCCCCCTGGTGCGGATGTCGAACACCTTCATCGAGAACGGCGACCTTTCCCTGGACGAGCTCCTGGAGCGGTGCGGGCAGGGGGTGCTGCTGAAGGGCTCCCGGGGCGGGCAGGTGGATCCCGGCAGGGGCGTCTTCCAGTTCAACGCGGAGTACGGCTACCTGATCGAGAACGGCGAGATCTCCCGCATGGTGCGGGATGTCTCCCTCTCGGGCGAGATCCTCTCAACGCTGCACAGCATCGCCGGCATCGGCAACGATCGCGCGATGCATCCGGGTTACTGCGGCAAGGGCGGACAGACCGTACCGGTGAGCGACGGCAGCCCGCACATACTTCTCGCGGATGCGGTGGTGGGTGGCAGTGGACTGGATTGA
- a CDS encoding DUF4097 family beta strand repeat-containing protein has protein sequence MKATRFGQGELDKVSISVDAGDGLTIRTLHPQPPARVSVTYEIRVPPQIASIRIDTSNGEVQVEGVSAHTGAATSNGRILMRNISGDVDARTSNGGIEIRDILGSVQARTSNGRVTVRNASITGNIATSNGEIAAEIRAIPGDISLRTSNGRIRAALAADLNATIVADTSNGRIRVQGISLETEERTDTHLRGTSGSGDGVITLRTSNGEIALSGLPLAGV, from the coding sequence GTGAAGGCAACCCGGTTCGGGCAGGGAGAGCTGGACAAGGTCAGCATATCGGTGGATGCGGGCGACGGACTGACGATCCGGACCCTTCATCCCCAGCCTCCGGCCCGGGTGTCGGTGACCTACGAGATCCGGGTACCTCCCCAAATCGCATCCATCCGCATCGACACCTCGAACGGCGAAGTCCAGGTCGAGGGCGTGTCCGCGCACACAGGCGCCGCCACGTCGAACGGCAGGATCCTGATGCGGAACATCTCGGGGGACGTCGATGCCCGCACCAGCAACGGGGGGATCGAGATCCGCGACATCCTCGGATCCGTCCAGGCGAGAACGAGCAATGGACGCGTCACGGTCCGGAATGCATCCATCACGGGAAATATCGCGACCTCGAACGGGGAGATAGCCGCGGAGATCCGGGCTATTCCCGGGGATATCTCCCTGCGGACGAGCAACGGGCGGATCCGCGCCGCCCTCGCGGCGGATCTGAACGCGACCATCGTGGCGGACACCTCGAATGGGAGGATTCGGGTTCAGGGGATCTCGCTCGAGACGGAGGAGCGGACGGACACGCACCTGCGGGGCACCTCCGGCAGCGGAGACGGGGTGATCACGCTGCGGACGTCCAATGGCGAGATCGCCCTCTCCGGGCTGCCCCTGGCGGGGGTTTAG
- the rtcA gene encoding RNA 3'-terminal phosphate cyclase, whose product MLTIDGSYLEGGGQLLRSAVALSAVTATPVRITRIRENRPRPGLAPQHIAAVRAVARICSAECRGVSPGSREITFSPGRLEPRDIVVDIGTAGAIPLVLQAYVPPALKVGGCITLTGGTEVDRSPTVDYFEHVFCRALRTFGARIEVAVRRRGYYPRGGGEVRVSVAPSILSPLRMEPRSVPPSRGIVSCSSNLPDHVTERQARAAEQVLRPVLGEGIEIRLERGSGPSTGSSCTVWSGWHGACALGRRGLPAEEVGRMAARSLLGSREGGGSVDLHLSDQLLIYLAEFGGAYTASDLSRHAETMVWLLEQFGLPIEIRREEGVAFSA is encoded by the coding sequence ATGCTGACGATCGACGGATCGTATCTGGAGGGAGGCGGGCAGCTCCTGCGCTCTGCCGTCGCCCTCTCGGCAGTGACCGCCACTCCCGTGCGGATCACCCGGATCCGGGAGAACCGCCCCCGACCCGGCCTGGCCCCGCAGCACATCGCGGCGGTTCGGGCCGTCGCCCGGATCTGCTCCGCAGAATGCAGGGGCGTCTCTCCGGGCAGCCGGGAGATCACGTTCTCTCCGGGGAGGCTGGAGCCGCGGGATATCGTCGTCGATATCGGCACGGCAGGGGCGATCCCGCTGGTGCTCCAGGCATACGTCCCCCCTGCCCTGAAGGTCGGGGGGTGCATCACCCTGACCGGCGGGACGGAGGTGGATCGAAGCCCGACGGTGGATTATTTCGAGCATGTCTTCTGCCGTGCGCTGCGCACCTTCGGGGCGAGGATCGAGGTCGCCGTCCGGAGGCGGGGGTACTATCCGCGAGGCGGGGGAGAAGTGCGTGTCTCCGTGGCGCCTTCGATCCTATCTCCCCTCCGCATGGAACCGCGATCCGTCCCCCCGTCAAGGGGGATCGTCTCCTGCTCTTCGAACCTGCCGGACCATGTGACGGAACGCCAGGCCCGGGCTGCGGAGCAGGTTCTCCGCCCGGTTCTGGGGGAAGGGATCGAGATCCGGCTGGAGAGGGGGAGCGGCCCGAGTACGGGCAGCTCCTGCACGGTCTGGTCCGGCTGGCACGGCGCCTGCGCCCTCGGGAGGCGCGGCCTCCCGGCAGAGGAGGTGGGAAGGATGGCAGCCCGGAGCCTGCTCGGGAGCAGGGAGGGGGGAGGATCGGTGGACCTGCACCTGTCCGATCAGCTGCTCATCTATCTCGCGGAGTTTGGGGGCGCATACACGGCATCGGATCTGTCCCGGCACGCCGAGACCATGGTCTGGCTGCTGGAGCAGTTCGGGCTTCCGATCGAGATCCGCCGCGAGGAGGGGGTGGCGTTCAGCGCATGA
- a CDS encoding ribose-phosphate diphosphokinase, with the protein MKVVGIEASQVLAGRIAEQLRVEIVDARFSRFPDGEQYLQVGELGDETVVVGSVADSDALVQLLLLIDACEGSEIDLVIPYMGYARQDRRFQRGEPVSARAIARALSPGVRRVFTVNLHKEAILAYFGTTARNLSLAPDIGAYIRGMDTDNPLILAPDRGAAAFAADVAAVGGWDSDYLQKVRISGDEVRMQPVTIDVASRTVVIVDDIISTGGTLATAATKLLEKGARAVHAVCVHGVFAGGAYGRLKSVGIESVAASDTIECGSSLFSAASCIAAGIRGC; encoded by the coding sequence ATGAAGGTGGTCGGAATAGAGGCCTCTCAGGTCCTTGCGGGCAGGATTGCGGAGCAGCTGCGGGTGGAGATAGTGGATGCCCGGTTCTCGCGGTTCCCGGACGGGGAGCAGTACCTCCAGGTGGGGGAGCTCGGCGACGAGACCGTCGTGGTGGGCAGCGTGGCGGACAGCGACGCCCTGGTGCAGCTTCTCCTGCTCATCGACGCCTGCGAGGGGTCGGAGATCGACCTGGTGATCCCCTACATGGGCTACGCCCGCCAGGACCGGCGGTTCCAGCGCGGCGAGCCGGTGAGCGCACGGGCCATCGCGCGGGCGCTCTCCCCCGGCGTGCGGCGGGTGTTCACGGTCAACCTCCACAAGGAGGCGATACTCGCCTACTTCGGCACGACGGCCAGAAACCTCTCCCTGGCCCCCGACATCGGCGCTTACATCCGGGGCATGGACACAGACAACCCCCTCATTCTCGCCCCGGACAGGGGTGCCGCCGCCTTCGCCGCCGATGTGGCGGCGGTCGGCGGCTGGGACTCCGACTACCTGCAGAAGGTCCGCATCTCCGGCGACGAGGTGCGCATGCAGCCGGTCACCATCGATGTCGCCTCCCGCACCGTGGTCATCGTGGACGATATCATCTCCACCGGGGGAACGCTGGCAACCGCCGCGACGAAGCTGCTGGAGAAGGGCGCCCGGGCGGTTCACGCCGTCTGCGTGCACGGTGTCTTCGCCGGCGGCGCCTACGGGCGCCTGAAGAGCGTGGGGATCGAGTCGGTGGCGGCGAGCGACACCATCGAGTGCGGCAGCAGCCTCTTCAGCGCAGCCTCCTGCATCGCCGCCGGAATTCGGGGATGCTGA
- a CDS encoding DUF4349 domain-containing protein: MLARYPLLLCVLFILAAGCAGIPASSSENALPPLSGGGLDFLSDRTQEGGQASSALPERESGGGASTGTLESQKIVRTARIHLEVQDVPAAVSALEDAAREGGGYIASSSLRRDSSDRSYAEVVLRVPAGGYSRLVEEIPPLGKVLSREERGQDVTEEYIDLQARKRALDCQLEQYQRIMLKAERVEDVLKVQTEIERVQVEIERVAGRLRYLNDRIDLATITVSLAEPVPVGEGVRHDFAATLNTGILGFFWTIDLIVVLFFALLPLLVLGGGALVVYRWWRRRQVPIP; encoded by the coding sequence ATGCTTGCCAGATATCCGCTCCTCCTGTGCGTCCTGTTTATTCTCGCGGCAGGATGCGCCGGCATCCCTGCGTCATCGTCGGAGAACGCGCTGCCGCCTCTCTCGGGAGGGGGGCTGGACTTCCTGTCCGACAGGACACAGGAGGGCGGACAGGCCTCGTCGGCGCTGCCAGAACGGGAGTCGGGCGGCGGTGCGTCCACGGGCACGCTCGAGAGCCAGAAGATCGTCCGCACCGCCCGGATCCATCTGGAGGTGCAGGATGTCCCGGCGGCGGTCTCGGCGCTCGAGGATGCTGCTCGGGAAGGCGGGGGCTACATTGCATCCTCGTCCCTGCGGCGGGACTCCTCGGATCGCAGCTACGCCGAGGTGGTGCTCCGCGTGCCAGCCGGAGGATACAGCCGCCTTGTAGAGGAGATTCCGCCCCTCGGGAAGGTGCTCTCGCGGGAGGAGCGGGGGCAGGACGTGACCGAGGAGTATATCGACCTTCAGGCGCGAAAGAGGGCGCTGGACTGCCAGCTGGAGCAGTACCAGCGGATCATGCTGAAGGCGGAGAGGGTCGAGGATGTCCTGAAGGTTCAGACCGAGATCGAGCGCGTCCAGGTCGAGATCGAACGGGTTGCCGGAAGGCTGCGCTACCTGAACGACCGCATCGATCTCGCCACCATCACGGTCTCCCTCGCCGAACCGGTTCCCGTGGGCGAAGGTGTCAGGCACGATTTCGCCGCCACGCTCAACACCGGCATTCTCGGATTCTTCTGGACGATCGACCTCATCGTCGTCCTCTTCTTCGCCCTGCTGCCCCTTCTGGTGCTCGGGGGCGGAGCGCTGGTCGTTTACCGATGGTGGCGAAGAAGGCAGGTGCCCATCCCCTGA
- the lonB gene encoding ATP-dependent protease LonB — protein sequence MELTNIQINHDNDLFGGLELDTSSEIEVPPKLIDQVIGQEHAVEVIKKAATQRRHVMMIGSPGTGKSMLAKAMAELLPKEELQDILVYPNYEDNNNPIIRTVAAGRGKQIVAAHKAEARRRLQMRNTLLMLLLMGIIGYAFITYQWLMGIIAAAFVFMALRYTTPREEQMVPKLLVSNDATVSAPFIDATGSHAGALLGDVRHDPFQSGGLETPSHDRVEAGAIHRAHGGVLFIDEINTLTPHSQQNLLTALQEGEFPITGQSERSSGAMVRTEAVPCRFVMVAAGNIDAMQGMHPALRSRIRGYGYEVYMKETMEDTPENRRKFIRFIAQEVKKDGRIPHFDRSAIEEMLREAHRRSNRKGHLTLKLRDMGGLIRVAGDLARQQGAQVTTAAHVIAAKAMARSIEEQISDDYIKRSRDYELTVIDGTRVGRVNGLAVMGTDSGSVLPIMAEVTPIQGASGSVIATGMLKEIAQESIKNVSAIIKKFTGKDIKNMDIHIQFIGTYGGIEGDSASISVATAVISAIESIPVRQDLAMTGSLSVRGDVLPVGGVTYKIEAAAKAGIKKVLIPSANVDDVLIEDRYREMVEIVPVSSIQDVLTHALVPENTEGFLSKLRKLAAQPTSRILESPITRPTV from the coding sequence ATGGAACTGACAAATATCCAGATTAATCATGACAACGACCTGTTCGGGGGGCTCGAACTCGACACCTCCTCCGAGATCGAGGTGCCTCCCAAGCTGATCGACCAGGTGATCGGCCAGGAGCACGCGGTGGAGGTGATCAAGAAGGCGGCGACCCAGAGACGGCATGTGATGATGATCGGGAGCCCGGGAACCGGCAAGTCCATGCTGGCCAAGGCGATGGCCGAGCTGCTGCCCAAGGAGGAGCTGCAGGACATCCTGGTCTATCCCAACTACGAGGACAACAACAACCCGATCATCCGCACGGTCGCCGCGGGGAGGGGCAAGCAGATCGTGGCGGCGCACAAGGCAGAGGCGCGCCGCCGCCTGCAGATGCGCAACACGCTCCTCATGCTCCTCCTGATGGGCATTATCGGTTACGCGTTCATCACGTACCAGTGGCTGATGGGCATCATCGCCGCTGCATTCGTGTTCATGGCCCTGCGCTACACGACGCCGAGGGAGGAGCAGATGGTCCCGAAGCTGCTGGTCTCCAACGACGCCACCGTATCGGCGCCGTTCATCGACGCCACGGGATCGCATGCGGGGGCGCTCCTCGGCGACGTGCGGCACGATCCCTTCCAGAGCGGGGGTCTGGAGACCCCGTCGCACGACCGCGTGGAGGCCGGGGCGATCCACCGCGCTCACGGGGGGGTGCTCTTCATCGACGAGATCAACACCCTGACACCGCACTCCCAGCAGAACCTCCTGACGGCGCTGCAGGAAGGGGAGTTTCCCATCACGGGCCAGTCCGAGCGGTCCAGCGGGGCCATGGTGCGGACCGAGGCGGTGCCCTGCAGGTTCGTCATGGTCGCCGCCGGCAACATCGACGCGATGCAGGGGATGCACCCGGCGCTCCGCTCCCGTATCCGGGGGTACGGCTACGAGGTCTACATGAAGGAGACCATGGAGGACACGCCGGAGAACCGCCGCAAGTTCATCCGCTTCATCGCGCAGGAGGTGAAGAAGGACGGGCGGATCCCGCACTTCGACAGGAGCGCCATCGAGGAGATGCTGCGGGAGGCGCACCGCCGCTCCAACCGCAAGGGGCACCTCACCCTCAAGCTGCGGGACATGGGCGGGCTCATCCGCGTCGCGGGCGATCTGGCCCGCCAGCAGGGCGCCCAGGTGACGACCGCCGCCCACGTGATCGCGGCCAAGGCGATGGCCCGCTCCATCGAGGAGCAGATCTCCGACGATTACATCAAGCGGAGCCGCGACTACGAGCTCACGGTGATCGACGGCACCCGGGTCGGGCGCGTGAACGGTCTCGCCGTCATGGGAACGGACAGCGGCTCCGTGCTCCCGATCATGGCGGAGGTGACACCGATCCAGGGCGCCAGCGGCAGCGTGATCGCCACGGGCATGCTGAAGGAGATCGCCCAGGAGTCCATCAAGAACGTGAGCGCAATCATCAAGAAGTTCACCGGGAAGGACATCAAGAACATGGACATCCACATCCAGTTTATCGGGACGTACGGAGGGATCGAGGGCGATTCCGCTTCCATCAGCGTCGCGACGGCGGTCATCAGCGCGATCGAGTCGATCCCCGTCCGCCAGGACCTGGCGATGACAGGGTCCCTCTCGGTCCGCGGGGACGTGCTTCCGGTGGGCGGTGTCACCTACAAGATCGAGGCGGCGGCGAAGGCGGGCATCAAGAAGGTGCTGATCCCGAGCGCCAACGTGGACGATGTGCTGATCGAGGACCGCTACCGGGAGATGGTCGAGATCGTGCCGGTGTCCAGCATCCAGGATGTCCTCACGCACGCCCTCGTGCCCGAGAACACGGAGGGGTTCCTCTCCAAACTCCGCAAGCTGGCGGCCCAGCCGACGTCGCGGATCCTGGAGAGCCCCATCACACGCCCGACGGTTTAA